A genomic region of Brevinematales bacterium contains the following coding sequences:
- a CDS encoding 1-phosphofructokinase family hexose kinase yields the protein MIITVTLNPAIDKYGETDDLKHDEIMRLSEINYEAGGKGINVSRVLKRFGVPNTALYFSGGQMGKLLSQFIEEEQIDSDFVPVIGNTRMNYTVNLRKQKSTLKFNDPGPVLDTEELEKMLDLIQSYAKKDTTFVFSGIVPPNSPTDIYAYFINAIKNDVKNILLDTEGDILSDTLALCSPDFIKPNQKETENLTGMSLKTNDDYAAALAKLGERVPFPIISAGDKGIYIRNTDDGKYYNVAAPNVDAVSTVGAGDAFVAGFIMSLVEEEKPILEAAKMGVACGTASVLTPGTGLCYPKDVIDMLDQVKVREI from the coding sequence ATGATAATCACAGTTACGCTCAATCCCGCAATCGATAAGTACGGGGAGACGGACGACCTGAAGCACGATGAGATCATGCGGCTATCCGAAATCAACTACGAGGCGGGCGGAAAGGGTATCAACGTATCCCGCGTGCTCAAACGCTTCGGCGTGCCGAACACCGCCCTGTATTTCAGCGGCGGCCAGATGGGGAAACTTCTCTCGCAGTTCATCGAGGAGGAGCAGATCGACAGCGATTTCGTCCCGGTAATCGGGAATACCCGGATGAATTACACGGTCAATCTCCGCAAGCAGAAATCCACCCTGAAATTCAACGACCCCGGGCCGGTTCTCGATACCGAGGAACTGGAAAAGATGCTCGACCTTATTCAATCGTATGCCAAGAAGGATACGACCTTCGTGTTCTCCGGCATTGTCCCGCCGAATTCACCCACCGATATCTACGCATACTTTATTAACGCTATCAAGAACGATGTAAAAAATATCCTGCTCGATACCGAGGGCGATATCCTTTCGGACACCCTCGCGCTCTGCTCGCCCGATTTTATCAAACCCAACCAGAAGGAGACCGAGAACCTGACCGGGATGTCCCTGAAGACGAACGACGACTATGCCGCGGCTCTCGCGAAGCTCGGCGAACGCGTCCCGTTCCCCATCATCTCCGCCGGGGATAAGGGTATTTATATCCGCAACACCGACGACGGGAAGTACTATAATGTGGCCGCGCCTAATGTCGACGCGGTATCCACTGTCGGGGCGGGCGACGCGTTTGTCGCGGGATTCATTATGAGTCTGGTCGAGGAGGAGAAGCCTATCCTCGAGGCGGCGAAGATGGGGGTCGCGTGCGGAACAGCGTCCGTGCTCACTCCCGGCACCGGGCTGTGCTATCCCAAGGATGTGATCGATATGCTGGATCAGGTGAAGGTGCGGGAGATATAA
- a CDS encoding ABC transporter permease, protein MKAKDTRPKYESFFTVFLQRFKKNRTGQISFYFVIFMIALAVMAPFIANDAPVMLVSGGKVTFPGLFNPSEYLSTDWRSPAFPVDFAVWPIVRYSPVKSDLTKRVAPPSWDHPFGTDDQGMDVFARIIWGTRISISIGVISAGLTFLIGSLIGAAAGYFGGAVDVVFSRIIEIMMCFPTFFLILSVLAFMPPSYYNIIIVIGLTGWTSIARLVRGEVLKVKTLDYIRAAKVNGVKPFRIIARHILPNSITPALISATFNVAGAILVESTLSFLGFGVQPPTPSWGAIIRVAYSYIQFDQGWWLSLYPALAIFLTVTAYNLLGQAIRDSADPRLIE, encoded by the coding sequence ATGAAGGCTAAGGATACCCGCCCGAAGTATGAAAGTTTCTTTACCGTATTCCTTCAGCGATTCAAAAAAAACCGTACCGGACAGATATCGTTCTATTTCGTCATATTTATGATCGCGCTTGCGGTCATGGCTCCGTTTATCGCGAACGACGCCCCGGTGATGCTCGTCAGCGGCGGGAAGGTCACATTCCCCGGACTGTTCAATCCCAGCGAGTACCTCTCGACCGACTGGCGCAGTCCGGCGTTCCCCGTCGATTTCGCGGTCTGGCCGATCGTCCGTTACTCCCCCGTGAAATCCGACCTCACCAAGCGCGTAGCGCCCCCGTCATGGGATCACCCGTTCGGCACCGACGACCAGGGGATGGACGTATTCGCGCGCATCATATGGGGCACCCGCATCTCCATCAGTATCGGGGTCATCTCGGCGGGACTGACGTTCCTGATCGGTTCGCTGATCGGGGCGGCGGCGGGGTATTTCGGGGGCGCGGTCGACGTGGTTTTCTCGCGCATCATCGAAATCATGATGTGCTTCCCGACATTCTTTCTCATCCTCTCGGTGCTGGCGTTCATGCCGCCGAGTTACTATAATATCATCATCGTTATCGGACTGACCGGGTGGACCAGTATCGCGCGGCTGGTACGCGGCGAGGTGCTCAAGGTCAAGACTCTCGACTATATCCGCGCGGCTAAGGTCAACGGGGTCAAACCGTTCAGGATTATCGCGCGGCATATCCTCCCGAACAGCATCACCCCCGCGCTCATATCGGCGACATTCAACGTAGCAGGGGCGATACTGGTCGAGTCGACGTTGAGCTTCCTCGGGTTCGGCGTACAGCCCCCGACTCCGAGTTGGGGCGCGATCATCCGTGTCGCGTACTCGTATATCCAGTTCGACCAGGGATGGTGGTTATCGCTCTATCCCGCGCTTGCGATATTCCTGACAGTGACCGCGTATAACCTTCTCGGCCAGGCCATCCGCGACTCGGCCGATCCCCGCCTGATAGAATAA